The following coding sequences are from one Nicotiana tabacum cultivar K326 chromosome 1, ASM71507v2, whole genome shotgun sequence window:
- the LOC107771230 gene encoding uncharacterized protein LOC107771230, which translates to MTHQVSAIVHSMALKLEDLVAFTIPSTIGSADSVKALCDLGASINLMSYSVSKTLSIGQLRATSMRLEMADRTMKMSLGIINDVLVRVDKYILPADFVILDYEVDYEVLIIFGRSFFAMGKVLVDMEAGELTFSVGDEKVVLHA; encoded by the coding sequence atgactcatcaagtgagtgctattgttcACTCGATGGCCCTAAAGCTTGAAGATCTCGTTGCATTTACTATTCCAagtaccattgggagtgcagattCTGTTAAggccttgtgtgatttgggagcgaGTATAAATTTGATGTCGTACTCTGTCTCCAAAACTTTAAGTATTGGTCAACTAAGAGCTACTTCAATGAGATTGGAAATGGCCGATAGAACAATGAAGATGTCGCTTGGTATTATTAatgatgttcttgtccgtgtTGACAAGTATATTTTACCTGCggattttgtgattctcgacTACGAAGTCGACTATGAGGTGTTGATAATATTCGGAAGGTCTTTCTTCGCAATGGGGAAGGTATTGGTTGATATGGAagcaggggagctcaccttcagtgtgggtgatgaaaaagttgtCTTACATGCATAG